The DNA sequence AGGGTACTTTTTGAACGGTTCAAGAGTCGCATATGTTATTGAACAAGTGAGCCTGGCACCGAATCAAGTTGTGACTAGAGAATATTTTGCAAACTTTAATGGATATGAATTCGTATTTACAACCGGAGGATCTGCTGAAGCTAGCACTCAGATTTCTGTCTGGGGAAGGGATGTAAATGGCCAGCTTGTAGCTGCCCACAGGCTTGTATCAGATGAATTATTAGGATCCAATCAAGGTGTACAGGGTCCTCAAGGACCGCAGGGAGTAACAGGATCCCAAGGTCCGCAAGGAGCAACGGGAGCTCAAGGATCTCAAGGGCCTCGAGGACCTCAAGGAGCAACAGGGTCACAAGGATCTCAAGGGCCTCAAGGATCAACTGGTGCTCAGGGATCTCAAGGGCCTCAAGGATCAACTGGTGCTCAGGGATCCCAAGGGCCGCAAGGATCAACTGGCGCCCAAGGATCTCAAGGACCGCAAGGATCAACTGGCGCTCAAGGATTTCAAGGACCGCAAGGATCAACTGGCGCTCAGGGATTTCAGGGACCGCAAGGATCAACTGGCGCAACGGGAGCCCAAGGACCGCAAGGATCAACTGGCGCTCAAGGAGTTCAAGGAGTTCAAGGACCGCAAGGATCAACTGGAGCAATGGGAGCCCAAGGACCGCAAGGATCAACTGGAGCAATGGGAGCCCAAGGACCGCAAGGATCAACTGGAGCAACGGGAGCCCAAGGACCGCAAGGATCAACTGGAGCAATGGGAGCCCAAGGACCACAAGGCTCGACTGGTGCACAGGGAACGACAGGACCACAAGGCGCAACTGGAGCCCAAGGGGCTACTGGTCCGCAAGGAGCCACAGGAGCCCAAGGAGCACCCGGCCCGCAAGGAGAACAAGGTCCACAAGGAGCCACAGGAGCTCAGGGAGCAACCGGCCCACAAGGAGAACAAGGTCCTCAAGGAGCCACGGGAGCTCAAGGAGCCACAGGTCCACAAGGAGAACAAGGTCCACAAGGCGCAACGGGAGCCCAAGGGGCGACTGGTCCACAAGGAGAACAGGGACCACAAGGCGCAACGGGAGCCCAAGGGGCGACTGGTCCACAAGGAGAACAGGGACCACAAGGCGCAACTGGAGCCCAAGGGGCGACTGGTCCACAAGGAGAGCAAGGCCCTCAAGGCGCGACTGGAGAACAGGGAGCGACAGGACCACAAGGAGAGCAAGGCCCACAAGGAGCAACTGGAGCCCAAGGGGCGACTGGTCCACAAGGAGAGCAAGGCCCTCAAGGCGCAACTGGAGCCCAAGGAGCAACCGGCCCGCAAGGAGAACAAGGTCCACAAGGAGACACAGGAGCCCAAGGAGCAACCGGCCCACAAGGAGAACAAGGTCCTCAAGGAGCCACGGGAGCTCAAGGAGCCACAGGTCCACAAGGAGAACAAGGTCCACAAGGCGCAACGGGAGCCCAAGGGGCGACTGGTCCACAAGGAGAACAGGGACCACAAGGCGCAACGGGAGCCCAAGGGGCGACTGGTCCACAAGGAGAACAGGGACCACAAGGCGCAACTGGAGCCCAAGGGGCGACTGGTCCACAAGGAGAGCAAGGCCCTCAAGGCGCGACTGGAGAACAGGGAGCGACAGGACCACAAGGAGAGCAAGGCCCACAAGGAGCAACTGGAGCCCAAGGGGCGACTGGTCCACAAGGAGAGCAAGGCCCTCAAGGCGCAACTGGAGCCCAAGGAGCAACCGGCCCGCAAGGAGAACAAGGTCCACAAGGAGACACAGGAGCCCAAGGAGCAACCGGCCCGCAAGGAGAACAAGGTCCACAAGGAGCCACAGGAGCTCAGGGAGCGACAGGACCACAAGGAGAGCAAGGCCCTCAAGGCGCAACTGGAGCCCAAGGAGCAACCGGCCCGCAAGGAGAACAAGGTCCACAAGGAGCCACAGGAGCCCAAGGAGCAACCGGCCCACAAGGAGAACAAGGTCCTCAAGGAGCCACAGGAGCTCAGGGAGCAACCGGCCCGCAAGGAGAACAAGGTCCTCAAGGAGCCACAGGAGCTCAGGGAGCAACCGGCCCGCAAGGAGAACAAGGTCCACAAGGAGCCACAGGAGCCCAAGGAGCAACCGGCCCACAAGGAGAACAAGGTCCTCAAGGAGCCACAGGAGCTCAGGGAGCAACCGGCCCGCAAGGAGAACAAGGTCCTCAAGGAGCCACAGGAGCTCAGGGAGCAACCGGACCGCAAGGAGAACAAGGTCCGCAAGGAGCAACTGGAGCTCAGGGAGCTACAGGTCCGCAAGGAGAACAGGGACCACAAGGAGCCACGGGAGCTCAGGGAGCCACAGGTCCACAAGGAGAACAGGGACCACAAGGAGCCACTGGAGCCCAAGGGGCGACTGGTCCACAAGGAGAGCAAGGCCCTCAAGGCGCAACGGGAGCCCAAGGAGCCACAGGTCCACAAGGAGAGCAAGGCCCACAAGGAGAGCAAGGCCCACAAGGCGCAACGGGAGCCCAAGGAGCCACAGGTCCACAAGGAGAGCAAGGCCCACAAGGCGCAACTGGAGCACAAGGGGCGACTGGTCCACAAGGAGAGCAAGGCCCTCAAGGCGCAACTGGAGCACAGGGAGCGACAGGACCACAAGGAGAGCAAGGTCCTCAAGGAGCCACAGGAGCTCAGGGAGCAACCGGCCCGCAAGGAGAACAAGGTCCTCAAGGAGCCACAGGAGCTCAGGGAGCAACCGGACCGCAAGGAGAACAAGGTCCTCAAGGAGCCACAGGAGCTCAGGGAGCAACCGGACCGCAAGGAGAACAGGGACCACAAGGAGCCACGGGAGCTCAGGGAGCCACAGGTCCACAAGGAGAACAGGGCCCACAAGGAGCCACTGGAGCCCAAGGGGCGACTGGTCCACAAGGAGAGCAAGGCCCTCAAGGCGCAACTGGAGCCCAAGGAGCAACCGGCCCGCAAGGAGAACAAGGTCCACAAGGAGCCACAGGAGCCCAGGGAGCAACCGGCCCGCAAGGAGAACAAGGTCCTCAAGGAGCAACAGGAGCTCAGGGAGCAACCGGACCGCAAGGAGAACAAGGTCCGCAAGGAGCAACTGGAGCTCAGGGAGCTACAGGTCCGCAAGGGGAACAGGGACCACAAGGAGCCACGGGAGCTCAGGGAGCTACAGGTCCGCAAGGAGAACAGGGACCACAAGGGGCGACAGGACCACAAGGAGAGCAAGGCCCACAAGGCGCAACTGGAGCACAGGGAGCCACAGGTCCACAAGGAGCAACTGGAGCCCAAGGTGCTACAGGTCCACAAGGAGCCACAGGGGCAACAGGATCTCAAGGTCCACAGGGCCCACAAGGAGCCACAGGGGCAACAGGATCTCAAGGTCCACAAGGCCCGCAAGGAGCAACCGGAGCTCAGGGACCACAAGGACCATCAGGAACCCAGCCAATATTAGCATTTGTTAATATTCCGGGCGGAATTAGTGTACTCCCAGCTGGAAGTGAGGTAGTGGTAGCAAGTGTAACAACCAGTGTAACAGCTGGACAAAATATTAAAATTGATTCCGCTGTCCAATTGGATACTTCCGCCAATGCAAATAACTCAATAACAGTACAGTTCAGATTATATCGAGATGGCACTCTCTTGACGACAAGAACACTTTCAAGGGTTTTAGCTGCGGCAGGAAATCAAACCTTTGACATTGCGGACACATATGTAGATACACCTCCGGCCACGAACCCTGCTTCTATCTATCAATTAAGGGTCATTGTCACTGCGCAAACAAACTATACGGCTGCTACTGTGAATCAGCGGAACCTAAATTTAATCAAATTTTAATAGATTAGAGGAATTCATAGATTTTAATCTAGTGACTGATTCAAGGGTAGTTTTACTTCCGATGAATCAATTATTTTTGTGCAGCGAATCAAATTGAGTGTACGCAAAAGCATAGTAAACTACCTTATAGAGTTGTAAGCTCCGGGTACCTCTCAATGTTAAAAGAAATCATTGCAATAATACTCAATGTAAAAGCTGGAGCAATCAGTCTGAAAACATGATTTTTGAAATTTTATAAATGAAAAAGGCTGCTCATATAACGCAGCCTTTTTCCCTTTAATGAGTGGGCATTATGACAATTTTATCCCTGCATGAAGCACAAAACTTTCCATATTCAACATAAAACTCAATTGGATCGGAAGCTTCCATCGGCCACCAACGGATGCTGCCGGAAGTTGCTTTTGAAGCAAAGAGATTAATATCAGCAGGAATATTCCCGATTATAATCACTTCGAAATCTCTGAATCCATTTTTTATGCCTTTATTTAAAATCTCGTACAGCTGAATGTGCTCCTTCTCATCAGAAGAATAGGGAATCGGAAAAATGATTGATTTCTTTGACATGTCTTCACGGATAGCGTGTGCTGTTTTTCTGGCCGGGTCGTCCTGGCTGGTTTCCCAGATTCTGCTGTACGGGACCAGCTCAGGCATCTCCATGCTCCTGATTTTTTCGTAAATCCGATTGTAATAATAGTTCTTCAGCTCCCTGACGAGAATCTGTATTTGTCCGTTTCTTGTAAAGGTTGAGTTGCTTCCACCTTCATTTCTGTACTGGATATACAGCAGGTCTGGAACAGAAGCATATTTAGTAGACAAGAAGGTCCTGACAAGGAGGTCGTAATCATCGCTGACAAGGAGCTCCTCGCGATGCCCGCCTACAAGGTGATAGCATTCTCTAGTCCAGGCGCGGGGGTGGTTAGGTAGCCCGACCAGATGACGTATGGTATTTCCATTGATGGTTGTATGGCGCAATATGTTTTGCCACCGGTTCATTGAGTGCAGCCAGATCCGATAATAGACGCTGTAGCCGAAGCCACAGTCCCATCCGTACCAGTGGGCGTGGAGGTTTTCAGCGAATACCTCTGTACAGTCGCCGTAAACAAAGCCGCAATCAGGGTTTTCCTGAAAGGCACGGACAATCTTTTCCAGGCAGTCTGCTGTTAATTCATCATCATGGTCTAATTCAACTAGAATCTCACCCGTACAAAGGCCGGCTGCATATCGTTTGATAGAGCCTATATAAC is a window from the Bacillus infantis NRRL B-14911 genome containing:
- a CDS encoding glycosyltransferase is translated as MQDKMTPMLKAYFFIAEDVPLEELDTLQTKLYEDHIFVILCGNEDEPTDINSKLPRIYVSIGSDWRDFPGLISMPAHEKKRWLHFESPDKIEPGKLFYCWLSATDPLPENKTVPLSSFTSDKPLVSVFTAAYRSKEKIQRPFKSLQAQTYDNWEWVIVDDSGDNEETYRDYLSKLDDPRIRRYRQDSYNGYIGSIKRYAAGLCTGEILVELDHDDELTADCLEKIVRAFQENPDCGFVYGDCTEVFAENLHAHWYGWDCGFGYSVYYRIWLHSMNRWQNILRHTTINGNTIRHLVGLPNHPRAWTRECYHLVGGHREELLVSDDYDLLVRTFLSTKYASVPDLLYIQYRNEGGSNSTFTRNGQIQILVRELKNYYYNRIYEKIRSMEMPELVPYSRIWETSQDDPARKTAHAIREDMSKKSIIFPIPYSSDEKEHIQLYEILNKGIKNGFRDFEVIIIGNIPADINLFASKATSGSIRWWPMEASDPIEFYVEYGKFCASCRDKIVIMPTH